In Oryza glaberrima chromosome 8, OglaRS2, whole genome shotgun sequence, the following are encoded in one genomic region:
- the LOC127782743 gene encoding RING-H2 finger protein ATL1-like encodes MGSALSGSGSGSLLVLSVSVVGILFTSILLLAYYLFLACSWRRRSHQTARPTPPLPSFFLATTSTAADQPRRGLGLEEAAIRRIPTLRYHQQQQHNKQQQCGVCLGEFREGERLRRLPPCLHSFHIDCIDAWLATALTCPLCRAHVTVDTNHIAAAAAATTSTRHDDDQLLSGVHQPMRRSFSLDSCHLYLAIILHPHQLSDSDTRSRSRREPKPAVLESERPSRTLRRSFFSFSHTTTSPVPTPILPI; translated from the coding sequence ATGGGTTCAGCTCTTTCGGGCAGCGGCAGCGGGAGCTTGTTGGTCCTCTCCGTCTCCGTCGTCGGCATCCTTTTCACCTCCATCCTCCTCCTTGCCTACTACCTCTTCCTCGCCTGCTCATGGCGCCGCCGTTCCCACCAAACTGCACGACCCACGCCGcctcttccttctttcttcttagctactactagtactgcCGCCGATCAACCCCGCCGCGGCCTCGGCCTGGAGGAGGCGGCCATCCGCCGCATACCAACGCTCCGctaccaccagcagcagcagcacaacaagcagcagcagtgcGGCGTGTGCCTGGGCGAGTTCCGCGAGGGGGAGAGGCTCAGGCGGCTGCCCCCCTGCCTCCACTCCTTCCACATCGACTGCATCGACGCCTGGCTCGCCACCGCCCTCACCTGCCCGCTCTGCAGGGCCCATGTCACCGTCGACACCAACcacattgctgctgctgctgctgctaccaccAGCACGCGGCACGACGACGACCAGTTGCTCTCCGGCGTGCACCAGCCGATGAGGAGGTCGTTCTCCCTCGACTCCTGCCACCTCTACCTCGCCATCATTTTGCACCCGCACCAACTCTCCGACTCCGAcacccgcagccgcagccgcagggAACCAAAGCCCGCCGTCTTAGAGTCAGAGAGGCCTAGTAGGACGCTGCGCAgatccttcttctccttcagccacaccaccacctccccaGTCCCAACTCCAATCCTCCCTATCTGA